From the Nitrospirota bacterium genome, one window contains:
- a CDS encoding 50S ribosomal protein L9 — protein sequence MKVILKEEVKSLGDIGSVVNVADGYARNYLIPRNLAAEASTKNIKQFEHEKKIILERAKKIKADAQNLVGQLTGLSVVIEAQAGEEDKLFGSVTSMDIAEALSKQGVTVDKRKIQIEEPIKRLGTYTVSVKLYPEVTASINVEVKKAE from the coding sequence ATGAAGGTCATTTTAAAAGAAGAAGTTAAAAGTCTCGGCGACATAGGGAGCGTCGTAAATGTGGCAGACGGATATGCAAGAAACTATCTCATTCCACGGAATTTAGCCGCAGAGGCCAGCACTAAAAATATCAAGCAGTTTGAACACGAGAAAAAAATAATCCTTGAACGCGCTAAAAAAATAAAGGCCGACGCTCAAAACCTTGTAGGACAGCTGACAGGATTAAGCGTTGTCATAGAAGCTCAGGCCGGCGAGGAAGACAAGCTGTTCGGCTCTGTTACGAGCATGGATATTGCCGAGGCTTTATCAAAGCAGGGAGTGACTGTTGACAAGCGCAAGATACAGATAGAAGAACCCATAAAGAGACTCGGCACATATACCGTATCGGTTAAACTTTATCCTGAAGTAACAGCAAGTATAAATGTAGAGGTAAAAAAGGCTGAATAA